A DNA window from Vagococcus penaei contains the following coding sequences:
- a CDS encoding BMC domain-containing protein: MERYEAIGAIETFGLVFVLEAADAMCKSADVEVLGYENVASGYISVIVRGDVAACQAAVDAGVKAVEAMGAEVYSSVVIASPHEDLSKVVGRYSLDVLLPNEEEVI, translated from the coding sequence ATGGAAAGATACGAAGCAATTGGAGCAATCGAAACCTTTGGATTAGTCTTTGTACTAGAAGCCGCAGATGCTATGTGTAAATCTGCAGATGTTGAAGTTTTGGGTTATGAAAATGTTGCATCGGGTTATATTTCAGTTATTGTACGTGGCGATGTCGCTGCTTGTCAGGCAGCTGTTGACGCAGGTGTGAAAGCTGTTGAAGCGATGGGTGCTGAAGTGTATAGCTCAGTTGTGATTGCTAGTCCACATGAAGATTTAAGCAAAGTTGTGGGTCGCTATTCATTAGATGTCTTGTTGCCAAACGAGGAGGAAGTGATATAG
- a CDS encoding 1-propanol dehydrogenase PduQ, whose translation MESFKMPTAIYFGQQALEQLTAMTLGTVLIICDPFMKTSGMVKQVTERLEATKTDYALFSEIIPDPTIEVVSQGVAVTLAVQPQTIIALGGGSAMDAAKAIRKIYQTTLSQPATVKLICIPTTSGTGSEVTAFSVITDKQTQAKYALVSDDMVPDIAILDPTLTSSVPATITADTGLDVLTHCFEAFASTHASDFTDACAEKGMKMVWEQLVPVVKHGDNAYAREKMHNASCLAGIAFSEASLGICHSLAHALGGRFHMPHGRVNAMLLPHVISYNAGLDLAEETPALKRYEALAHVLGIKCGTPKATVRGLISSLNRQLNQLEIPKTIEEYGLDTTEYRTAVSDMAENALADKCTLTNPRQPSLEDLKGIYLKLSKGGR comes from the coding sequence ATGGAAAGTTTTAAAATGCCAACTGCCATTTATTTTGGTCAACAAGCTTTGGAGCAATTAACAGCTATGACATTGGGAACGGTTTTGATTATCTGTGACCCGTTCATGAAAACATCTGGAATGGTCAAACAGGTGACAGAGAGGTTGGAGGCAACTAAGACTGATTACGCCTTGTTTTCAGAGATTATTCCTGATCCCACAATTGAAGTTGTTAGCCAAGGTGTTGCAGTCACTCTAGCTGTTCAACCTCAGACAATTATCGCTTTGGGCGGTGGATCAGCGATGGATGCAGCTAAAGCAATTCGTAAAATCTACCAGACAACACTTAGTCAACCAGCAACTGTCAAATTGATTTGTATACCAACAACTAGTGGGACTGGGAGTGAAGTGACGGCTTTTTCTGTTATTACAGATAAACAAACACAAGCAAAATATGCTTTAGTTAGTGATGACATGGTACCAGATATAGCGATTTTGGATCCAACACTTACTAGCAGTGTTCCAGCAACTATTACTGCAGACACTGGATTAGATGTTTTAACTCATTGCTTTGAAGCATTTGCGTCAACACACGCATCTGACTTTACCGATGCGTGTGCGGAAAAAGGTATGAAGATGGTCTGGGAACAATTAGTACCAGTAGTCAAGCATGGCGATAATGCCTATGCACGCGAAAAAATGCACAATGCATCATGTTTGGCTGGCATCGCTTTTAGTGAAGCTTCTTTAGGAATTTGTCATAGTTTAGCTCACGCATTAGGTGGTAGATTCCATATGCCACATGGTCGAGTAAACGCGATGTTGTTACCACATGTGATTAGCTACAATGCCGGTTTAGATTTAGCTGAGGAAACGCCAGCTTTAAAACGTTATGAAGCACTGGCTCATGTTTTAGGAATTAAATGTGGCACCCCTAAGGCAACAGTCAGAGGGCTCATTTCTAGTTTAAATAGACAGTTAAATCAACTAGAAATTCCTAAAACGATTGAAGAATATGGTCTAGATACTACCGAGTATCGAACAGCCGTTTCAGATATGGCAGAAAATGCTTTGGCGGATAAATGTACGCTGACTAATCCACGTCAACCGAGTCTTGAAGATTTGAAAGGTATCTATTTAAAGTTGTCTAAAGGGGGCCGTTAA
- a CDS encoding EutP/PduV family microcompartment system protein has protein sequence MIKKRILLIGTDNSGKARLASQLNCEMTEVKNRASLVYGKETIIVPETYLASPWMHKHIISLQQSVNLVVMIWTDQQTRKIYPPQFAKAFTKPVIGMISSQEATISKETLDLGEKNLQSMGVKQPYIVWSLDDQAQLKTVAQFILERREELINGKF, from the coding sequence ATGATAAAAAAACGAATTTTACTTATTGGTACGGATAATAGTGGCAAGGCTCGTTTAGCTAGTCAACTTAACTGTGAGATGACTGAGGTTAAAAATCGAGCTAGTTTGGTTTACGGAAAAGAAACAATTATTGTGCCAGAAACTTACCTAGCTAGTCCATGGATGCATAAACATATTATTTCATTACAACAGAGTGTAAATTTAGTTGTTATGATATGGACCGACCAACAAACACGTAAAATATATCCACCACAATTTGCAAAAGCTTTTACGAAACCTGTGATTGGAATGATTAGTAGTCAGGAAGCGACAATATCAAAAGAAACTCTAGACTTGGGAGAAAAAAATCTACAATCCATGGGGGTTAAGCAACCATATATAGTTTGGTCATTAGACGATCAGGCGCAATTAAAAACTGTTGCACAGTTTATTTTAGAGAGAAGGGAGGAGTTAATAAATGGAAAGTTTTAA
- a CDS encoding BMC domain-containing protein, which translates to MRYHGNEALGLVETLGLVPALKAADEMLKAANVELISYENVGSTLVTIMIKGDVAAVKSSVEAGVLAAEKIGKVTAFNVMPRPIAAVGNIVSVHDIDL; encoded by the coding sequence ATGAGATATCATGGAAATGAAGCGTTAGGTCTTGTTGAAACATTAGGATTAGTACCTGCACTCAAAGCAGCTGATGAGATGTTAAAAGCTGCTAATGTGGAATTAATATCTTATGAAAATGTCGGTTCGACATTAGTAACAATTATGATTAAAGGCGACGTTGCAGCCGTAAAATCGTCAGTAGAAGCTGGTGTTTTAGCTGCAGAAAAAATTGGAAAAGTAACAGCATTCAATGTTATGCCGCGACCTATCGCTGCTGTTGGAAATATTGTATCTGTTCACGATATTGACTTATAA
- a CDS encoding aldehyde dehydrogenase family protein has translation MSFIDKDLQSIQEARILIEQASVAQTMLLEYPQSLLDRVTGVAIQELTKIGPTFLEKAVQESKYGNLIDESTLLNRVLTSFSEDYLPETYVGILTYGTDGKVLEIGVPLGITVILLPAENTIVNAIFSILTCLKTGNACVVVPHKRALSATQDILSYLERLVEENGLPRGSVSCVSHLSDEGVLTLLDHPQTAAVINIGNLNYTDTPLKNSKPIFYGGTGSTPVFIEKTANIQQACQQIVTSRSFDNGILAGAEQYLITEALIAQQVKEELIRQGAYFMTQEDEVKLLELMKPYGTEGCSEVVGQSAVNLAFRAGMTVPATTKLLVSEQNYILTENPYTDELKFPILVFYLEPDWLRACEKCLELLKEKRNGHSLVIHSKNEDVIEEFALKKPVARVLVNAPATFASMGLGSNLNMTVILGGLTIGHGVTAKNITPKELTYIRQIGYEKAAPNVTTKSASTTIPQEPTIDGLIKMLKELAK, from the coding sequence ATGTCGTTTATCGACAAGGATTTACAATCCATTCAAGAAGCTAGAATTTTAATTGAACAAGCCAGTGTGGCTCAAACGATGTTACTAGAATATCCTCAGTCACTATTAGATCGTGTGACCGGAGTTGCTATTCAGGAACTAACAAAAATAGGGCCAACTTTTTTAGAGAAAGCAGTACAAGAATCAAAGTATGGCAATCTAATAGATGAAAGTACATTGTTAAACCGTGTATTGACAAGCTTTTCAGAAGATTATTTACCAGAAACGTATGTTGGTATTTTAACATATGGCACAGATGGCAAGGTATTAGAAATTGGTGTCCCACTAGGTATAACAGTTATCTTATTACCAGCTGAGAATACGATTGTAAACGCTATATTTTCAATTTTAACCTGTCTAAAAACAGGGAATGCGTGTGTTGTCGTTCCACATAAACGGGCTTTATCGGCTACGCAAGATATTTTAAGTTATTTGGAAAGACTGGTAGAAGAAAACGGCTTACCTAGAGGTAGTGTAAGTTGTGTGTCGCACTTATCCGACGAAGGTGTTTTAACATTATTAGATCATCCTCAAACAGCTGCTGTGATCAATATTGGAAATTTAAATTATACTGACACACCCCTTAAAAACAGTAAACCAATATTTTATGGCGGTACAGGATCAACACCGGTGTTTATTGAAAAAACAGCGAACATACAGCAAGCTTGCCAGCAAATCGTGACTAGTCGTTCTTTTGATAACGGGATTTTAGCAGGAGCTGAGCAATATTTGATTACTGAAGCCCTGATTGCTCAACAAGTTAAAGAAGAATTAATTAGGCAGGGCGCTTACTTCATGACTCAAGAAGATGAGGTTAAGTTGTTAGAACTGATGAAGCCTTATGGCACAGAAGGTTGTTCAGAAGTTGTTGGTCAATCAGCAGTAAATTTGGCTTTTCGCGCAGGTATGACTGTCCCAGCAACAACAAAGCTTTTAGTATCAGAGCAAAATTATATCCTAACCGAAAATCCTTATACTGATGAATTAAAATTTCCGATTTTAGTATTCTATTTAGAACCCGATTGGCTCAGAGCTTGTGAAAAGTGCTTGGAATTACTAAAAGAAAAGCGCAATGGCCATAGCCTGGTTATTCACTCAAAAAATGAGGATGTCATCGAAGAGTTTGCTCTTAAGAAACCGGTTGCTCGCGTTTTAGTTAATGCTCCAGCGACATTTGCCAGTATGGGATTGGGTTCAAACTTAAATATGACCGTCATTTTAGGTGGCTTGACTATCGGTCACGGGGTGACAGCTAAAAATATCACACCAAAAGAGTTGACGTATATCCGTCAAATTGGTTATGAGAAAGCAGCACCAAATGTGACAACAAAATCAGCTTCAACAACTATACCCCAAGAACCAACAATCGATGGTCTAATTAAAATGTTAAAAGAATTAGCAAAATAA
- the eutJ gene encoding ethanolamine utilization protein EutJ — MVKSTAEITQYDQLIKQFEKVIAQPIITKSAVYYTGVDLGTACIVLCVLDENYEPVAGAYRYADVVRDGMIVDYIGAVNIVRELKHQLEEELDAELYYAAAAIPPGTDALDSGAIKNVVQSAGFELTALLDEPTAANEVLGIKNGAVVDIGGGTTGISILKNGEVIKVDDEATGGTHFSLVVAGAKKVSFQEAELFKRDEANHQLLVTTLKPVIEKIGSIINQQIAGYDVEQVYLVGGSACFTGIETIIEKIINVPTFKPSNPMFVTPLGIAKSCTTTILE, encoded by the coding sequence ATGGTGAAAAGTACGGCAGAAATAACTCAATATGACCAACTCATTAAACAATTCGAAAAAGTAATTGCTCAACCAATTATAACTAAATCAGCCGTTTATTATACTGGTGTTGACCTAGGGACGGCTTGTATCGTGCTCTGTGTACTTGATGAAAATTATGAACCAGTTGCAGGTGCTTATCGCTATGCTGACGTAGTTCGAGATGGCATGATTGTTGATTACATTGGAGCAGTTAATATTGTTCGTGAATTAAAACATCAGTTAGAAGAGGAATTGGATGCAGAATTATATTATGCTGCTGCTGCTATTCCACCAGGAACGGATGCACTAGATTCAGGTGCGATTAAGAACGTCGTTCAAAGCGCTGGTTTTGAGTTAACTGCATTACTTGATGAACCAACTGCTGCTAATGAAGTTTTAGGTATTAAAAATGGTGCTGTGGTGGATATTGGTGGTGGAACAACAGGTATTTCGATTTTGAAAAATGGTGAGGTCATAAAAGTAGATGACGAAGCAACTGGTGGGACACATTTTTCATTAGTTGTTGCAGGAGCTAAGAAGGTATCCTTTCAAGAAGCCGAACTGTTTAAACGCGATGAAGCCAACCATCAACTATTAGTTACCACTTTAAAGCCAGTGATTGAAAAAATTGGATCGATTATTAATCAACAAATTGCGGGCTATGATGTTGAACAAGTTTATCTTGTGGGTGGTTCCGCATGTTTTACTGGCATCGAAACAATTATTGAAAAAATCATTAATGTACCAACATTTAAACCTAGTAATCCGATGTTCGTGACACCACTAGGTATTGCCAAAAGTTGTACAACAACTATTTTAGAATAA
- a CDS encoding EutN/CcmL family microcompartment protein, whose amino-acid sequence MVIATLVDNVWATRKSEKLNGLKLMLAEITDGVRQGERMVVCDVIGAGIGDRVIIATGSAARKMLADDLIPVDAAVVGIVDESCGTI is encoded by the coding sequence ATGGTAATCGCAACGTTAGTAGATAATGTGTGGGCAACACGCAAATCAGAAAAATTAAATGGCTTAAAATTAATGCTTGCTGAGATAACAGATGGTGTGCGCCAAGGTGAACGAATGGTCGTCTGTGATGTTATTGGAGCAGGAATTGGTGACCGTGTGATTATTGCAACTGGCTCAGCAGCACGAAAAATGCTTGCAGATGATTTAATCCCAGTTGATGCTGCGGTTGTCGGAATTGTGGATGAGAGTTGTGGCACGATTTAA
- a CDS encoding BMC domain-containing protein has translation MDCRIIKSPGKNTLSILNRRKGSGPKELIIDSDAVGLVQGKLIEMICAADVAEKAAGVVVEDIKGICPQNMIMLAIFGDTASVTAAIEEIQKREKIRQW, from the coding sequence ATGGATTGTCGAATCATTAAGTCACCAGGAAAAAATACTTTGTCGATTCTGAATCGTCGTAAGGGTTCTGGTCCAAAAGAGTTAATTATCGATTCAGATGCTGTCGGTTTAGTTCAAGGAAAACTGATTGAAATGATTTGTGCAGCCGATGTTGCTGAAAAAGCAGCTGGTGTGGTGGTAGAAGACATCAAAGGTATTTGTCCCCAAAATATGATTATGTTGGCTATTTTTGGTGATACAGCTTCTGTCACAGCTGCAATTGAAGAAATCCAAAAAAGGGAGAAAATACGCCAATGGTAA
- the cutD gene encoding choline TMA-lyase-activating enzyme: MTSQSNSSVERQAMVFNVQKYNVHDGPGIRTLVFLKGCPLRCQWCSNPEGISHKYQVMYKQSLCSDCGACVDVCPLGIHYMDDNGEHQVDREKICNGCRKCVDVCPMTALNISGEIRTISELMEIIHEDDAFYEMSGGGVTLSGGECTAQPEAALALLKACKEDGVNTAIETCGYTRMDRLFKIAEYVDWFLFDLKHMDPVRHNELTGVSNERILANLKELLRLGHNVHVRMPMLKGINSSETEIKAIIEFLLPYKDLPNFQGIDLLPYHKLGVNKYGQLGLDYPVDGDPSLSRDELDQIEGWIKAYDFPVQVVRH, translated from the coding sequence ATGACAAGTCAATCAAATAGTAGTGTTGAACGCCAAGCAATGGTTTTTAATGTGCAAAAATATAATGTACATGATGGTCCTGGCATACGGACGCTTGTATTTTTAAAAGGATGCCCGCTACGTTGTCAGTGGTGTTCAAACCCAGAAGGAATTTCACATAAATATCAAGTGATGTATAAACAAAGTTTATGTTCCGATTGTGGTGCCTGTGTGGACGTTTGTCCACTAGGCATCCACTATATGGATGATAATGGCGAGCACCAAGTGGACCGTGAAAAAATTTGTAACGGTTGTCGTAAATGTGTGGACGTTTGTCCGATGACAGCGTTGAATATTTCAGGTGAAATAAGAACCATTTCAGAATTGATGGAGATTATTCATGAAGATGATGCTTTTTATGAAATGTCAGGTGGTGGTGTAACGTTAAGTGGTGGTGAGTGTACAGCTCAGCCTGAAGCAGCGTTGGCATTGTTAAAAGCCTGCAAAGAAGATGGGGTTAATACAGCAATTGAAACGTGTGGTTATACACGTATGGACCGACTTTTTAAAATAGCAGAGTATGTTGACTGGTTTTTATTTGATTTAAAACACATGGATCCAGTTCGCCATAATGAATTAACTGGTGTCAGTAATGAACGGATTCTAGCCAACTTAAAAGAGTTGTTGCGATTAGGACATAATGTTCATGTACGGATGCCGATGCTTAAAGGAATCAATTCAAGTGAAACGGAAATTAAAGCTATTATTGAGTTTTTATTACCTTATAAAGATTTACCGAATTTTCAGGGAATTGATTTATTACCGTATCATAAATTAGGTGTAAATAAGTACGGGCAATTAGGATTAGATTATCCGGTTGATGGCGATCCTAGTCTTAGTCGTGATGAATTAGATCAAATTGAAGGTTGGATTAAAGCTTATGATTTTCCTGTCCAAGTCGTTAGACATTAG
- a CDS encoding BMC domain-containing protein, giving the protein MKQALGLIETTGLIGAVEACDVMLKSANVQLIGKEIVGGGLVTVMIEGDVGAVKTAVDAGSSAVTRLCQNCLLSTHVIPRPDNSLADILPVNANEQQENVLAEEVLIDMTVIDELGNNNTELEEVELVITEDEQPIDIEDIQSSPSNEQPKKNSVKEQLMTFITDGNQQQAKDWLMAKKVSELRVFAKSWLNFPLSKKEVHHVSKRTLVETIITYLSKADEKEE; this is encoded by the coding sequence ATGAAACAAGCATTAGGTTTAATTGAAACGACTGGTCTGATTGGTGCTGTTGAAGCATGCGATGTCATGCTGAAATCGGCAAATGTCCAACTAATTGGAAAAGAGATAGTTGGTGGAGGCCTAGTTACCGTAATGATCGAAGGAGATGTTGGTGCAGTTAAAACGGCAGTCGATGCAGGCAGTTCAGCTGTCACTCGTTTATGTCAAAATTGTTTACTTTCAACACACGTCATCCCTCGTCCTGATAATAGCCTAGCAGATATATTACCGGTCAACGCAAATGAGCAACAAGAAAATGTCTTGGCAGAAGAAGTGTTAATAGATATGACTGTAATAGATGAATTAGGTAATAACAATACTGAATTAGAAGAGGTTGAATTAGTTATTACTGAAGATGAACAGCCAATAGATATTGAAGATATTCAGTCGAGTCCAAGTAATGAACAACCTAAAAAAAATTCAGTGAAAGAACAGCTGATGACATTTATAACTGATGGTAATCAGCAGCAAGCAAAAGATTGGTTGATGGCGAAAAAAGTGTCTGAACTAAGAGTATTTGCTAAGAGTTGGCTGAATTTCCCATTAAGTAAAAAAGAAGTCCATCATGTTAGTAAGCGAACATTAGTCGAGACGATTATCACTTATTTAAGCAAAGCGGATGAAAAAGAGGAGTAG
- a CDS encoding BMC domain-containing protein, whose translation MKNQDIQRVIQESVPGKQVTLAHLIASPANDIYESLGVEPIGAIGILTLSPFETAMIAADIASKAADVTIGFLDRFTGSVVIQGDVQSVAIALEDVLRILHDNLGFSVEGLTRT comes from the coding sequence ATGAAGAATCAAGATATTCAAAGAGTCATCCAAGAGTCAGTACCGGGCAAACAAGTAACATTGGCACACTTAATTGCTTCACCAGCTAATGATATTTATGAATCTTTAGGTGTTGAGCCAATAGGAGCTATTGGGATTCTAACTTTATCACCATTTGAAACAGCGATGATAGCAGCTGATATTGCTAGTAAAGCTGCAGATGTGACGATTGGATTTTTAGACCGTTTTACTGGATCTGTTGTTATTCAGGGCGATGTTCAGAGCGTTGCGATTGCGCTAGAAGATGTTCTAAGAATCCTACATGATAATTTAGGTTTCAGTGTTGAAGGATTAACAAGGACATGA
- the cutC gene encoding choline trimethylamine-lyase, whose product MDLREFSDKLAEATKELSPEERATLMKMFSSVTKEIEGEEKGTISVKTSSDPVDIPDGITPRLKALKDIYLTHVPSITTHRARAITKIAKENPGMPKSVLRAKCFKYCCETAPLVIQDNELIVGAPNGAPRAGAFSPDIAWRWMVDEIDTIDSRSQDPFYISDEDKRIMREELFPYWEGKSVDEYCEDQYREAGVWELSGESFVSDCSYHQINGGGDSNPGYDVILMKKGMLDIQNEAKEHLKTLDYENPEDIEKIYFYKSIIDTTEGVMIYAQRLSDYAAELARKETNPKRKAELEKISEINARVPKHKPETFWEAIQAVWTIESLLVVEENQTGMSIGRVDQYMYPYYEADMKAGRLNQFEAFELAGCMLIKMSEMMWITSEGGSKFFAGYQPFVNMCVGGVTRDGRDATNDLTYLLMDAVRHVKIYQPSLACRIHNKSPREYLKKIVDVVRAGMGFPACHFDDTHIKMMLAKGVSIEDARDYCLMGCVEPQKSGRLYQWTSTGYTQWPICIELVLNQGVPLSYGKQVCPNTGDLSSFKTYEQFEEAVKEQIKYITKWTSVATVISQRIHRDLAPKPLMSVMYEGCMEKGRDVSAGGAMYNFGPGVIWSGLATYADSMAAIKKLVFDDKKYTLAELNEALKADFEGYEQIRIDCLNAPKYGNDDDYADLIAADLVNFTEAEHRKYRTLYSVLSHGTLSISNNTPFGQLTGATANGRRAWTPLSDGISPTQGADFKGPTAIIKSVSKMSNDSMNIGMVHNFKIMSGLLDTPQGEESLITLLRTSCHLGNGEMQFNYLDNDTLIAAQKNPEQYRDLIVRVAGYSAFFVELCKDVQDEIISRTMLEQL is encoded by the coding sequence ATGGATTTAAGAGAGTTTTCAGATAAGTTAGCAGAAGCAACAAAGGAGTTAAGTCCTGAAGAAAGAGCAACATTAATGAAAATGTTTAGCTCAGTAACCAAAGAAATTGAAGGCGAAGAAAAAGGCACAATCAGCGTTAAAACAAGTAGTGATCCAGTGGACATTCCTGATGGGATTACGCCACGTTTAAAAGCTTTGAAAGATATTTACTTGACACATGTCCCGTCAATTACGACTCACCGGGCTCGTGCGATTACGAAAATTGCTAAAGAAAATCCTGGTATGCCAAAAAGCGTTTTACGAGCAAAATGTTTTAAATATTGCTGTGAGACAGCTCCACTAGTTATTCAAGACAATGAATTAATCGTTGGTGCTCCAAATGGTGCGCCACGTGCGGGTGCTTTCTCTCCAGATATTGCTTGGCGTTGGATGGTTGATGAAATTGATACGATTGATAGTCGCTCACAAGACCCATTTTATATTTCAGATGAAGATAAACGGATCATGCGTGAAGAATTATTCCCTTACTGGGAAGGTAAATCAGTAGATGAGTACTGTGAAGACCAGTATCGTGAAGCTGGTGTTTGGGAGTTATCTGGTGAATCATTTGTTTCTGACTGTTCATATCACCAAATCAATGGTGGTGGTGACTCTAACCCGGGTTATGACGTTATCCTAATGAAAAAAGGGATGCTTGATATTCAAAATGAAGCAAAAGAGCATTTAAAAACGTTAGATTATGAAAACCCAGAAGATATTGAAAAAATTTATTTCTACAAATCAATTATTGATACAACAGAAGGTGTCATGATTTATGCGCAACGTTTATCTGATTATGCTGCCGAATTAGCACGTAAAGAAACCAATCCAAAGCGCAAAGCAGAATTAGAAAAAATTTCTGAAATCAATGCACGTGTACCGAAACATAAACCAGAAACATTCTGGGAAGCAATTCAAGCTGTTTGGACAATTGAATCACTATTAGTAGTAGAAGAAAATCAAACTGGAATGTCAATTGGACGTGTCGATCAATACATGTATCCATATTACGAAGCAGACATGAAAGCGGGTCGCTTAAATCAATTTGAAGCATTTGAATTAGCGGGTTGTATGCTGATTAAGATGTCAGAGATGATGTGGATTACTAGTGAGGGTGGTTCAAAATTCTTTGCGGGTTATCAGCCATTTGTCAACATGTGCGTTGGTGGGGTAACACGTGATGGACGTGATGCAACGAATGACTTAACGTATTTATTAATGGATGCTGTTCGTCATGTGAAAATTTATCAACCATCATTAGCTTGTCGAATTCATAATAAATCACCACGTGAATATTTGAAAAAAATTGTCGATGTGGTTCGTGCCGGTATGGGATTCCCAGCTTGTCACTTTGATGATACACACATCAAGATGATGTTAGCTAAAGGTGTATCAATTGAAGATGCACGTGACTATTGTTTAATGGGCTGTGTGGAACCACAAAAATCAGGTCGTCTATATCAATGGACATCCACGGGTTATACTCAATGGCCAATCTGTATTGAACTTGTTTTAAATCAAGGTGTTCCATTATCTTATGGAAAACAAGTTTGTCCAAATACAGGTGACTTGTCTAGCTTCAAGACCTATGAACAATTTGAAGAAGCTGTTAAAGAACAAATTAAATACATTACTAAATGGACAAGTGTTGCGACTGTTATTTCACAAAGAATTCACCGTGATTTAGCACCGAAACCGTTGATGTCAGTAATGTACGAAGGTTGTATGGAAAAAGGTCGTGACGTTTCAGCTGGTGGTGCAATGTATAACTTTGGACCTGGTGTCATCTGGTCTGGTTTAGCAACTTATGCTGATTCAATGGCAGCAATCAAAAAATTAGTCTTTGATGATAAAAAATATACATTAGCAGAATTAAATGAAGCATTAAAAGCTGACTTTGAAGGCTATGAACAGATTCGAATTGACTGCTTAAATGCACCGAAATATGGAAATGATGACGATTATGCTGATTTAATTGCTGCAGATTTAGTTAACTTTACTGAAGCAGAACATCGTAAATATCGCACATTATATTCAGTATTAAGTCATGGAACATTATCAATTTCAAACAACACACCATTTGGTCAATTAACTGGAGCAACTGCTAATGGTCGTCGTGCATGGACACCGTTATCTGACGGAATCAGCCCAACACAAGGTGCTGACTTTAAAGGACCAACAGCGATTATTAAATCGGTTTCTAAAATGTCAAATGATAGCATGAATATTGGTATGGTTCATAACTTTAAGATTATGTCAGGATTATTAGATACACCGCAAGGTGAAGAAAGTTTAATTACGTTACTACGTACATCTTGCCATTTGGGTAACGGTGAAATGCAATTTAACTATTTAGATAACGATACGTTGATTGCGGCTCAAAAGAATCCTGAGCAATACCGTGATTTAATTGTTCGGGTTGCTGGTTATAGTGCATTCTTTGTTGAGTTATGTAAAGACGTTCAAGATGAAATTATTAGTCGAACAATGCTTGAGCAACTGTAA